A genomic stretch from Macadamia integrifolia cultivar HAES 741 unplaced genomic scaffold, SCU_Mint_v3 scaffold2484, whole genome shotgun sequence includes:
- the LOC122066596 gene encoding secreted RxLR effector protein 161-like, protein MVNRYQSNPGPCHWQAVKKTFRYLRGTTDLILTYSGSDLRLRDYSDADWASDRDERKSTSRYTFVPGGGDVSWSSKKHTYIALSTMESEYITCSVAVQEAI, encoded by the coding sequence ATGGTTAATCGTTACCAGAGTAATCCAGGACCATGCCATTGGCAGGCAGTGAAAAAAACCTTTCGATACCTTCGTGGGACCACTGATCTCATCCTCACCTATAGTGGTTCGGATTTGAGATTAAGAGACTACagtgatgctgactgggctagTGACAGAGATGAGCGTAAATCTACTTCAAGATATACATTTGTCCCAGGAGGTGGCGATGTATCTTGGAGTAGCAAGAAGCATACCTACATTGCCCTATCCACGATGGAGTCTGAGTACATCACGTGCTCAGTGGCCGTTCAGGAAGCCATTTAG